One region of Syntrophobacterales bacterium genomic DNA includes:
- a CDS encoding phosphomannose isomerase type II C-terminal cupin domain, with amino-acid sequence MKGSRKEDHRPWGYYEVLLDEDHCKVKRIVVLPGKRLSLQRHLYRAEHWYVLSGSAIVRSGDIQSILESGESIDIPKQALHRLQNPGEDELIIVEVQTGQYCGEDDIERLDDDYGRT; translated from the coding sequence TTGAAAGGGTCGCGAAAAGAAGACCATCGCCCCTGGGGGTATTATGAGGTCCTTTTGGATGAAGATCATTGCAAAGTAAAACGAATTGTGGTTCTTCCCGGCAAAAGACTGAGTCTGCAACGCCATCTTTACAGAGCCGAACATTGGTACGTATTGTCCGGAAGCGCAATTGTAAGATCGGGCGACATACAAAGCATCCTTGAAAGCGGTGAGTCCATAGATATCCCTAAGCAGGCTTTGCATCGCTTACAGAACCCCGGCGAAGATGAACTGATCATTGTTGAAGTGCAGACGGGGCAATATTGTGGAGAAGATGATATCGAACGCCTTGACGACGATTACGGGCGGACATAA